In a genomic window of Pelecanus crispus isolate bPelCri1 chromosome 1, bPelCri1.pri, whole genome shotgun sequence:
- the BBS10 gene encoding BBSome complex assembly protein BBS10 yields the protein MAARPELALLAQEAAALAGAVRGALGPRGGRALLVRSGGQALLTRDGRCLLEALSLQPPTARMMAACACGHRAATGDGAKTFVVLLAGVLGGLRAAGGGGGLRRALRAFEAQILERAVAHGLRGHLRSALPGRPAAAGALQALLEAYLGGRLGPGERRGLARLCGEYCRRCAPALRPQALRLLGRRFAELHAAVAGLPVASSRILPGLILRRDFAAYCPASGELRALLVTQPLRPALSGPGVEFVVDSEGRYEACLRWVSTRTEALMKHLRSNGVRLLLSSVKQDDVVIYYAKSHGVSVVECLSSEEVALICEITGVSPYSPFGDNLHREITETAVATFCQPLLLGSERCVHIGLTSVCAFQPHCLILCGPVAGVNEQHAAALQGAFTMLQQLFKRVDRREECKAEGESQNEAVDACSWRSPAAQKQLIIENIACNTNQVSEQQLETQGDETETHTVDPDLQGSENPACGQTNLQIPSNPISHIKEFSLATEGDGSARDAQKPHAKCGRQGDVHENYESDLLVDNQKNYSTAVSAAHNANIVAACERLGVGKDLEKTSCNIVPFKREKSCESIAQNYSNTLIEAGSVLPVGGYFEILLHYYIQYYAKQFQHSEVTVVSNVVADALLSIPRSLHGTTERNSFAKFYLKTVNALRKNQPLPVNEKGLESVYCKYQLVISVLHCVTELLSIDLIIGVKRPLKKIEDNDSEDDF from the exons ATGGCGGCGCGGCCGGAGCTGGCGCTGCTGGcgcaggaggcggcggcgctggcgggCGCGGTGCGCGGCGCCctggggccgcggggcgggcgggcgctgctGGTGCGTTCCGGCGGCCAGGCCCTGCTGACACGGGACGGGCGGTGCCTGCTGGAGGCGCTCAGCCTGCAGCCGCCGACGGCCAG GATGATGGCGGCCTGCGCCTGCGGCCACCGCGCCGCGACGGGGGACGGCGCCAAGACGTTCGTGGTGCTGCTGGCCGGCGTGCTGGGCGGcctgcgggcggcgggcggcggcggcggcctgcggcgggcgctgcgggcCTTCGAGGCGCAGATACTGGAGCGGGCCGTGGCGCATGGCCTGCGGGGGCACCTGCGCTCGGCTCTGcccgggcggccggcggcggcgggcgcgctgCAGGCGCTGCTGGAGGCCTACCTGGGCGGCCGGCTGGGCCCCGGCGAGCGGCGCGGCCTGGCGCGGCTCTGCGGCGAGTACTGCCGCCGCTGCGCCCCCGCCCTCCGCCCGCAGGCGCTGCGCCTCCTCGGCCGCCGCTTCGCGGAGCTGCACGCCGCCGTGGCCGGCCTGCCCGTGGCGAGCTCCAGGATCCTGCCCGGGCTCATCCTCCGCAGGGACTTCGCGGCCTACTGCCCGGCGAGCGGGGAGCTGCGGGCCCTGCTGGTCACCCAGCCCCTCCGGCCCGCCCTCTCGGGCCCCGGCGTCGAGTTCGTCGTCGACTCCGAGGGTCGGTATGAGGCCTGCCTGCGCTGGGTCTCGACGAGGACGGAAGCCTTAATGAAACACTTGCGGAGCAACGGCGTTAGACTGTTGCTGTCCAGCGTGAAGCAAGACGACGTCGTTATCTACTATGCGAAATCACACGGTGTGTCTGTGGTAGAGTGCTTATCCTCGGAAGAAGTGGCCCTTATCTGTGAAATCACAGGAGTCTCGCCTTACTCGCCTTTTGGTGATAACCTACACAGAGAAATCACTGAAACCGCAGTGGCAACGTTTtgccagcccttgctgctcGGCTCAGAGAGATGCGTTCACATTGGCCTCACCAGCGTGTGTGCCTTTCAGCCCCATTGCCTAATTCTTTGTGGGCCGGTCGCTGGTGTTAATGAGCAACATGCTGCTGCCTTACAAGGGGCATTTACCATGTTGCAGCAGCTGTTTAAAAGAGTTGATCGGAGGGAGGAATGCAAAGCAGAAGGTGAAAGCCAGAATGAAGCTGTAGATGCTTGCAGCTGGCGTTCTCCGGCTGCTCAGAAGCAACTCATAATAGAAAATATTGCTTGTAACACTAATCAGGTTTCTGAACAACAACTGGAAACGCAGGGGGATGAAACAGAGACACACACTGTAGACCCTGACTTGCAGGGAAGTGAAAATCCAGCATGTGGGCAAACAAACTTGCAAATACCCTCAAATCCCATCTCGCACATCAAAGAATTCAGTCTTGCCACTGAAGGAGATGGCTCTGCACGAGACGCGCAGAAGCCGCATGCAAAATGCGGGCGTCAGGGCGACGTGCACGAGAACTATGAAAGCGATTTACTTGTGGACAATCAAAAGAATTACAGCACTGCTGTATCAGCAGCACATAATGCTAATATAGTCGCTGCATGTGAACGCCTAGGTGTTGGCAAAGATCTAGAGAAAACAAGTTGCAATATAGTGCCATTTAAACGTGAAAAGAGTTGTGAAAGTATTGCACAGAATTATTCCAACACCCTCATAGAAGCAGGATCAGTTTTGCCAGTAGGAGGTTACTTTGAAATCCTGTTACATTATTACATTCAGTACTATGCAAAACAGTTTCAGCACTCAGAGGTAACTGTCGTATCTAATGTAGTTGCTGATGCGTTGCTAAGTATTCCCAGGTCCTTACACGGGACAACAGAACGAAACAGCTTCGCCAAATTCTATCTCAAAACTGTAAACGCACTCAGAAAAAATCAGCCACTGCCTGTGAATGAAAAAGGCTTAGAATCAGTGTATTGCAAATACCAGTTGGTCATTTCAGTTCTTCACTGTGTTACGGAGCTTCTCTCCATAGATTTAATAATTGGTGTTAAGCggccactgaaaaaaattgaggaTAATGACTCAGAAGATGACTTCTGA